AGCGAGGGCGAAGTTGAGCCTTGAGCAAATCGCTTGCTGCTTTATGACCGAAGTAGGCTGCATgtcggcaccgcgtttcaccctctccttttccgCTATCGTACCTCACGTCCTTCACTTCAGTTCATTATGTCCTCTTCTGTACGCTACGATGCCTCCTAATCATGTCATGCATCAAAAAGAAGGACAAATAATGAAGGATCGTCATTTTCACTCGTAGGATGGTCTAAAATATAAACGTGTGATGTTCTATCTGCCCACAGGTTACCGACTGTTTGGAGGTTTCAACTGTTATAAGGCGTACCGTGAAGTAAAGAGTTGGAGTGACGCCAGGGAGCAGTGCAAGAGAGACGGAGGCGATCTCATGGTATTCGAGAGTGAACGGGAGAGAAGCGAGGTGTTCCCTACAATGTACAAGAGTGTGATCTGGGGCCCCTGGATGGGAGTTTACAAGCCCGAAGGTGAAGATCGTTGGGTGTCTGTGAGAGGTGAGTTCTCTCTAGCTCTCTTCTCCTCATGAATTACCGAATGTCGGACGGAAGACATTTGTCATATTAAACAACAGAAGCCGACAtttagctgtagttagcgatgttaCTGGCTGACGACCACACCGTATTGCCTataatcaggggaggaatgaataAATCTTACCCATAGaatctcaggcggtagagcgctggccttctgagaccacattggcaggttcgattctcgctcagtccggtggtacgacagtctcgtgtcggtagatttactggcacataaaaaaaatcgtggtggacaaaattccggcacgttggcgtctcccaAATCATACGAATGTAGTTACTGGAATATAAAGAGATTAATATTAGTTATGTCTAAATGAAGGGAAAGGCCCGTAAAGTGAGGGTATGAGGacattcgtctgtcggatggggacgttaatccttgagcagacctcttggtgttctttgacaggagtaggctatgtgccgcaccAAGACGTGCAGGTTTATCACGGACGCCAATTAGAGATTAGGACACACTGGGGTCATGGTagggacatcatcattatagaatgttgtgccaacgtttagttccacacctcttgtctttaaataattagaaactgagccCTGAtctcctctactgctcttaccctcgatggctgactccgttattctcgtaggtaacccaTCATCTTCCATTCATCTCACGCAACCCCAACACCGGAATACCCCTTCATCCATGGAGATTATGTCTAACTTAGCATTTGCATTCTCATTCtgggtaccttcctgtcattgttcccacccggaGTTTCCAGACATCATTCTCATTATTTCAACGTATATTACAACTAACGTATGGACGAGATATCCCGAATCCTCCGAGCTTGCACTCCCACACAGCTAAATTTTCCTGAAAACAGGCTGTTTCATCCCAGAGTTCACTGCATTACTTTTGATGCACCTTGCTTCCTGGGagatgttccagttttgtatctccgacctgacattcagttctcggaACTTTATTCCCCACTGACATGACTTTACTCTTGGTAATAAAAAAAAGCAAAGACATctgtgtacaggccatgaaggccctgggagtggtggaaggtaaaggcttccactattcgtaacctcggcacttcatggggtagaatggttagctttacgcccggcggCCTTtggccccaagaattaacctggtaaccatttttggtgtaggatgagtgaacctcagggccatatgcacctccgaaagtggaaatctcatttcctaaattttatgaattttttcgaacccacgtccttccgggcgaaccgattgTACATTTACCGCCTCCCCTTTATTCTTGGTAATGCCAATATTAATGTCGggctcactgcacctattttaagttccaagaaattagactgcaggatttcagctctgtctgccattaacaccaaaatgCTTACGACATTTCAGCA
This DNA window, taken from Anabrus simplex isolate iqAnaSimp1 chromosome X, ASM4041472v1, whole genome shotgun sequence, encodes the following:
- the LOC137503338 gene encoding hemolymph lipopolysaccharide-binding protein-like yields the protein MKPVTPATTTPASTTTTAATTTKPRSCPHSGYRLFGGFNCYKAYREVKSWSDAREQCKRDGGDLMVFESERERSEVFPTMYKSVIWGPWMGVYKPEGEDRWVSVRDAKALLCSFVLQQL